The Vigna unguiculata cultivar IT97K-499-35 chromosome 6, ASM411807v1, whole genome shotgun sequence genome contains a region encoding:
- the LOC114188294 gene encoding sodium/hydrogen exchanger 2-like encodes MSHYTWHNVTESSRITTKHSFSTLSFVAEIFIFLYVGMDALDIEKWKFVNDSPGTSIAASSVLLGLILVGRAAFVFPLSFLSNLAKKSPNEKISFRQQVIIWWAGLMRGLFQWHLNIIR; translated from the exons ATGTCTCATTATACCTGGCATAATGTGACTGAGAGTTCAAGAATCACTACCAA GCATTCTTTTTCAACCTTGTCATTTGTTGCCGAGATCTTTATCTTCCTTTATGTTGGTATGGATGCCTTGGACATTGAAAAATGGAAATTCGTCAATGATAG TCCTGGAACATCTATTGCAGCTAGTTCAGTATTGTTGGGCCTAATTCTTGTTGGAAGAGCAGCTTTTGTTTTCCCCTTATCCTTTTTATCCAACTTGGCTAAAAAATCACCAAATGAGAAAATTAGCTTCAGACAGCAA GTGATTATTTGGTGGGCAGGTCTTATGAGGGGGTTGTTTCAATGGCACTTGAACATAATCAGGTAG